Part of the Antedon mediterranea chromosome 6, ecAntMedi1.1, whole genome shotgun sequence genome, AGCACATAACTTTCATCATTGGAACTGGTTGGCGATGGCATATTGCGGAATTTTAaagttgttttctttttaacttgATTAGCATCTTTGCCGGTTTTCATAGTTAAATTTACTGAAGGACTGTTGTCTACATTAGTTTTCATCTTGCCTTTTCCTAAATATTCAACAGTTTCTTTTGCACAAGCCGTAATTcctatataaaaagaaaaacaatttttatattttcaaccATCCTTACAAATGACATACTGTATGTCCattcagaaaataaaaacatacttaTTTTACCTTTATTCTTAAATCGTGAGGAATGAGGAAAAAAtatcatgaaaataaaatataaactataCCTGGTAATGTTAGCTTGTTTATTCGCATGTTCATGAATTGCGTCAAGTCTTCACATAATTTTTTCCACTTTGCAGATTTCTTTGATTTGATTCCCTTGCCTAGGGCCAATCTTGTCATAGAATGATGTTTAATTGTTGATTGTCCACAGTCTTCAAAATTTAAATCTGAAaagtattttgatattttatttttgattagCAGTGCAGTGTGAGGATTAATATACCTAATAATAACGTGATAATGAATGCTTGCAGTAAAAAAGAACAATTGTAATTTATGCTTTAGTTTTTGACTTACGACCTTCAgtattgtatatactgtatatcatagtTAAGTTCAAATgtaagaaaaaaacataatttcaataatatttctAAGAGGGCACTATTATTGCGCCACACCTTTAGGCAGTTTTATTCAATAGGATGAAACCACGGAAGCTTATAGTTACTACGGCtgaacaatttaaattgttaaaaagtttaaatGGGTTTACCTCTGTCTAGACAATAACCAGTTAAGAACATCATGTCATCTTCACAAACAATCCTCACTTTGTTCCTGAAGATGTTATGCTCCAACTCATCTAAGCAGTTGTCTGAAATTTCTTGGTGGATAAAATTCCATTTACCAACTTCATCTTCCAATATCATTTCTGATAGTTGCTGATGGCCTGAATAACATGTTGAATGCCCATTGTTATTATTGgattgtataaaataaacagGCAGAATAAAACCCTGTCACCTAGCAAATTTATTTACATTAGGATGTCAACACTGGTATTTTGTTTGGTGTGCATCCTTCTAACTTATATAAACCCCAGAGTTTTTCtatgcaatttgaaattggGTAAAGAGGTATAAAACTCAAAATGTATTTTCGGAACTAGCATTGTTGAAGTAGAATATCAAATATGTTATGGTGGGTTTATAgccagtatttaaaaaataatatttaaagaaaaaaattggtTTAACTTTTTCTTCTCTTTAAATTAAGTTCAGTTGATAATTTGCTAACCTTTAGAGTCTTCATTCCATATTTTGATATTTGGAGACATTGGAACACTCCAGTATTTTCCTGTTGGTGTTTCCATGATGACTCGCTTTTGCTTAGATGCCTCATTTAGCCAAAGAATCTTAATGagtcaaataatatattatgtaatagTCATTTGAAATGGTCATTTGCAAAAGACAATCAATATCAATTTTGTACACTGTCCCAATACACAGGTGACAATCTATTCtcaaaaacattgataaataatatttttatactgaACACcgaaatgctttatttgtccattatcatAGTAAGTTAACAATAGAAATTTACAAATGTTATTAGAATATATTAAGTTAACACAAGCCCATACAAAGATACCGTGGTAAATTTGtgtactatatatatatttttcttaccTCACATGTTGAATAACTTGCTATTTCTTGATCAGAGATGTGTAAATAACTTTCAGTTACCATAGCAACAACCGGTAACGAGATGTCGGCTATTATCTCCCTTACAGTATATGTCTTTTTACTCCAACATGTATTTTCAATAGATGACATCAAACGGTAAAATTCGGTTTGTTGATTATTTGAAGCCATAGTCATGCTGAAATATATGTATTGATTAAAGGATTATACAAATAACCAGTTTCGAGGAAATTGTCTTGTCAGGAAAATATTAGAGACGAAACAGGACATGAAGCCACAGGAAggtgctcatgaataatttatgcatggCCTTTAAAAAAGTGTGCGGAGCTTAGCGTGAAATTCTCTTAACTTTTTGGAACGATAAAGTTGCCATTTTCCGACTAGAAATAATATACAGTTCTATtctgtatatttaaaattgtttaatgaaattacgtttttattttattttataaaactgCTATGTCCTCTCTTTAAAATCTAGCAAACACAGAATCTCCGTCATCCTTCTCTAACTGTCCTGTTTTGTAAAGTCcctattgtttacattttagaagttaatatgtacagtatttagaaTAATGTATTCTAGGTTGCTTTTATGACTCATAATAGAGTTATGGTTATAGTATCGTAAGGCTCGGTCTACTTTGGTTGGTTTAATTTCATATCTGCATATAACGGTGTCTAATTTAgttaattttgtaattatacATGCTCTCTGAGAGCATGTTAGCAAGAATTGACATGATAAAGATGTTTATGTTAATTACTTCCTGTAGTTTCATAATATAAGATCATGTTAAATTCTGAATATGAACCTAGCTGGGCCGTCGTAGCATGTTCTAAGTAGAGTTTTATAAAGCTGTGTATAACATCTAAGATTGAAAAACAGAAAAAGCTCatcctagtacatctttcgagacaagtagggagTTATCCCAGTATACTACAttagccactgatcataactgggccctctgggagaccaatTTTTGACAGAAGATgttgcccagtataaataataacaaaacactTACCATAAAAATTGGTGAGAATACAGTACTATAGATGGATCATTAACTTACCAAtattaaacaagttgttgtagAAAAAGCAATTATCTCAATCAAATCTGTTTTATTTCTTCTTTGTCTTTTTACTTCCTTAATTTGCGTTCTTTATTCATGGAAACGAAATTATAGTGATTATTATAAGTGATACcaaatcattaaatatttacTGATTTAAAGTGAAatactaaatatttataaagagAAATGTGATTGTtgaatactgtactactatgataattagtactgtatacattatcatcatcatcatttgtttTCATTGGTACAAAACATAGAAACATAAATAAGAGGCCGACACCCAATTATGTTGTTACATATAACTACCGTAGGATCCCAAAGGCTGCTTAACAAAgttcaaataaatttattttataaaatatctatatatttattgaaaatataaaattgaggTATCCGAGAAATTCCAATATATTGTAAATCAATTATAAACGTTGAcgaaaattgaaaatatcttACCTATTATACCATTGCAAATTTTTTAGAATCAACAGTATAGAATGGTTTGAAAGCTGTATAATACATTCATCTGAAAATTGCACTTTGTAAATACAAACTGCATTATATGGTAGAAATGGTGTGTAAAATGAATTTCATTTAACAAAAAGGCTGATTGGTTGGTTGATTGATCATTGCGTTCAAAACTATACATATAGTTTTTGTCACATTGtgctaattttgttttttaaaggcGCCCTCtttatcaaaatttaaaaagtgtgtGCAAAATCAAATATTCTGTTTGAAAGCCACAAATTTCTCACAATATTTTTATAGTTATTTAAGAAATATACATTGCAATTgtgaacatttttgttttgactTTTGATTGAGATTTTAAACAATTAAGAAACTTTTAGCATTTAGATTATCTTGGATACAACGGATATTGGGGTaagattattaaaattactgaaatgatacaatatttttacacaaaaaattaaaccttgttcttttttttctgtacattttATTCCAACTTTACTTATATCAATAAATGAAAATGCACTTCTATGTATTGTAAGTATCTAGTATAAAATTATCTTGCATtcagttttgatttttttataaatgtttttatggACATCAGTTTCTTAGCTTCTTTTAGCAGTTTCTATACATCATCTAATTAACAGTCCACTGTAGTATTATGGTATCTAAACATATTAATCATATTATTAATTCAACAAGTAATATGATTATGAAGATTATCATTTTTCCAGGTAGTAACATAAAGGTGAATAATTCAACTGAACTAACTtgttgattaaaacaatgatctTTCCTATCGAGAATCTATCATCAGGCTGAATGGTGGTGAGGTTGGTCATCGTTGTTTTAATAAACAGATTCATAATTCaccaaatataaacaataattaatatcaaattgccaaagtaaaatatttgataattttgTAGTGTGTTATGTACAATTATTCTGAGAACATTATTTTCCAGTTTTGCTACTGCTTTGTGGCAGCCATCTTCCATCTATAAACTTGACAACTTTTAACGCATCAAGTTTTGACATGCCCAGTTCATGTGTCATTATCTCTTGATCAAGGGCGCTAAATATTTGGCCGTCAATGTGGTTTACTTCGAATTGGTCTTTGTATTTGTCTAGTTTTAGCAAATGTAAGCAATCAATGACTTGTTCTTCTGACATTGTGGAGATGTCTGATGGAACATCTGAGGCTTTCTCAATTTTGTCAGAATTATCATCTACTTCATCATACAGATTTTGAGGTGTGTTGGTTGGCTTGTTAGGTTGCATAAGTGGTGTAACTGCTgctattgtttttctttctctTATGGGAAGAAGATTTTTATTCTGATTTTTATGTTGTGTGATGATTGATGGTAAAGTTTTCTGATTTAAAGTAACTCTTGTCATAAGATTTGAGTTCTGAAGACCAGGAATTGATGATGTTTGGAAACTTATTTCAGGTggttttgtaatatttaatttaggGATTACTCTTGGTGGCAGTGTCATTGAAGTATTGTTATGTGGGATTGGTACAGGATCTTTCTTTTTAACTGACTTGCGACCAGCTGTTGGTGGTGGTTTTTGTTTTGGAAGTTGAAGTGGTATTTTAAGATCGTTTGATTCTTGACTGGCTGCAGATTTCATACTTGGTTGATTACTTAATTTTAAAGTCTGAGAAACCTCttcgtttttatttttttccagtaCTTGTGATATTTGATTCTTTAAAATAGATATTTTGTTTTCGTAAGTTATATCTATGTCTAAATGTATGTCTTCTTTTGTCATTGTTGTAGTTTTGGCTTGTTTTCCAGTAATGTCATTAGAATTATTCTGTGTGGGTGAATTCAGAGGAATTTTTGGCAATGGTTTAATCTTTTTGTTGTTTGCCTCTTCTTTTGCCATTGTAGTTGTCTGTGGATTTTCTTGAGTTTTGTTAAGTGTGATAATATCATTAGAAGTATTCTGTGTGGTCTTGGGTGAATTCAGAGGAATTTTTGGCAACGGTTTAATCTTTTTGTTGTTTGACTCTTCTTTTGCCATTGTACCTGTCTGTGGATTTTCTTCAGGTTTGTTAAGTTTAATATCGGTGTATGTGTGAATTGTATTTGTTGTAGGCAAATTCTTTTGAGTTTTTGGAATTTTTGGCAATGGTTTAGTCTTTTTTAACTCCTTACTAACACCTAAATCTTTAGTAGTTGGTAATGCTGGTAAGGTTTTAAACTTCTCACTTGGCTGATTGAGGGACATGTATGCATTATGTTTTAAGACAACTTGCAGTAGTTTGCTATGCAGTTGTTCGTAGTTGATAGTTGTTGAACCAGCAAAATGTATTACCTTTGGTGAATATAGATGTATTTCTGGAATAAATTAGAGAAAATCAATCTTTATAACCAAAGAACAAACATAGTCGAATGTCTATCCATGAAAGCTAAATGTTAAGGTCCATCAATTGTAACAATTAAGGATCCAGAGTATGAGCCTCAGGGACATTTTGCcagtttttttcatttttattatttctaaaatataGACTATTGATAGTCAATTTAAAGATTCaatcttttaaaacaaattgtcaTTGAGCTCATTATTCCGTagtatatacttttttttaaaactgaaACTTACCACTGCTGTTGTCAGTAAATGCTTCAAAATTCACTTTCTTTTCAATCTGTAATTTCATGTCATTTCGAAGATTGTCACTGTCTTTGCCTAATATAGCCATTTGGAATTGATCAGCACAGTTTTTTAATATGCAAAAAATAGATGGATTTCCtttgtctgaaaaaaaaaatagttttaacaTGTCTTATTTATGTTCTAAGTTGCTTTTTGGAGCTTCTTCCacaaatacaaattttatttaaattttgacACGTTTTTGTTGCAAAGTATTTTAAGTTACCAATACAATAGTAGTTATATTTCAATTAagtaattatatttcaataccagtattgaaatataaacaaatgtttttcGACAGCTCACTCTGTCGGTCAGTCGGAAAACTAACTTGAGCACACGACTGCAATCTTGTTTTTCTCATTTACAAATTGCTTTCAGACCAAAGAGTGTGTAAAATAGGAAGGTTGATATAGTAGTAGGATAATCTGTCAATTTACTTACTGTTGGTTACATCTACAGCGATGACTGCGTTAAAGTGATAGCTTTTCATAAGAGTGATATCGCTAAACCAGGCTAGAGGTATTTCTCTGTCATTTAGTTTAGCAGATTTAAAACTCATGCTATCCAGACATGGTCTCACTTTGATAGGCATTTCATGGTTTTCCAAAATCTCGCTTAGAAATTGCAGGTTTTCATCATCTGTTTCATTGCTGTATTCAAGATTCTTAAATAGAATAGGGCAATTTACCGGAAAAAGTATTTGATTTCCATGGCGATCATTCGCAACAATTCTCTTGATTGTTCTTCGTTCTTGCAACCAGTAAAACTATTGTGAagaattatacatatttatttggAATATAGTTTGTATCAtacttttgtaaaaaatataaccAATGGCATTTTCGTGTAATTTAAAGTTGATTTTGTTAACAATCAATACTTACAAAATgaattcaaaatatataaaaacaatttataaatattataaatttatacaatataaCTTATTCTTATTACAAAGGGTTAATAGAAATATCTTTTTTAACATAATACATATTTGAGAATAAAccagttttaaaattattcttcTCAATAATCAGTGAAATTTATGTAGTTTTTACAGTGTTAATAAATCTATTACATTACCCGTTCATTATCAGGCAAATTTTCTCGTTGAGTTTTATCTGATATCACTCTGGTAAAAATTGGCATAGGAATCTTCAAGTCTATCAGTTCGGTAGAGTTGTACAATTGCGAGTTCCAAACTATCTCATCCAATCCTTTAAAGATTTTTACTTCACTGTACAATTCTTCCGTCGTCGTATTACTCGCCATTGTAATATTTCGATGTTAATGAAGGTTATTAAAACTTTCTATTAATTTATCTCTTGTCTTGCattgttattttgtaataacACCGAGACTGAAAGTTATATAAATTATGACAACAAAAGCTCGGTCTAATGAGGTTACATGCTAACATTATGTTTCTCTTTGTTTATTATTCTAAGCATTTAAATCTTATCTTTGTCAAAATATTGGAATTTATGACAGAAAACTGAGGTTATAAAGATGCATAAAAACATGTAAACATTATAACTTAAGATTCAACTGTTAAATGTGATGCaacagtttaaaaaataaaaaaaaaagacagtatacaaaaatacacaaaatcctATGTTTTAAATAATCTGGTTATTTTGTTAGATTACCATATCAAGATAAACTTAAGTGTAAAAGAATCTCTGAGTGGAATAGTACTTTACAATCAGGAAGTATAATAAACTAAGTTGTGTCAACAAACTGTCACAAATtaatgtagatatttaaatataaagtagATTTATGcaatgataatataaataaaaactgaTACTGTAACTAATAACATTGACTCTTGACTTTCCATTATGTGCCTCAATTCATGATTCTTCACTGATTTGAAAAGCAAACTATTAAATGTATGCGTCTTTTACTTTTACTACCCGACAATGACATTACTACTGTACTTCCATGTTATACAAAATGTTGAGGTGATCACATTATAATATACCCAGaaaataagtataattttattcaCATATTCTACCTTGTAGACGATCAATACTATAAATGCTAGCTTGATTCAGGCAACCACTTTTGATCTACAAATTTCCTTAATTTTAGAGCTTCAATGGATGTTAACCCAAGATCATTGATTAGAATATCTTTTGTAAGATCATTAAGAATTATACCATCAATGTCACTTTCTTTAAAAGATTCAATATGTTTATCTAAATGTAGAAGGTGAAGACAATCTGAAACCTGACTCATCGACAGATTATTCAAATCATCTGGTAGATCATCTCTACTTAGAATTGGTTCGTTGCTTATTTGTAATTGTTCAACCTCTTGTGGCATGTCAACAATCTCCTCATAAAAACCTTCAGGAATAACTCCAACTGTAGGTGGTTCAAGAACTTTTTTATAAGAGATTGATGGCTGAAGATCTCCATCAGCTGTTGGAACAGGTGGCAATTGTCTTTGGCTTTGTTCAGGAGAGGTCACTGATAAGTTTACAACGCTTTCAACCAATGATTCTGAATCACTTTGTAGATCATCATACACATTTTCCACAAATTCTGTTGGTAGCATATATTCAGCATCGTCGTCGTCGGCGTCACTGTAATCATATTTGCTTCTTGAATACTGTTCTTGTTCTAGTAAACTGTGTTGCACACTCTTACTGCGCCTCATAGTTAgaaatgattttctttttttcttgcttaTTTTTTCGTTTGTTTCATCTACTGATGATATGCGTGTCATTGACCTAGTTTTCAATTTAGTTTTCCCCCTTTTCTGTGTTTTTTCCTCATCTGGTTTTTCTTTTATCTTGTTTTCTGTAGTCCGAAGACGTATTTCTTTTTTTGCAGGCATCATATCAACTTCTGTTATGGCTTCTGTTATGGTGTTCATTGTTTGACGTAAGGAATATAAAGTAATACctgcatataaaatattaaaagacaTTACCTTTCAGTGAtggatatttatattttgtaatgaaaACAACGTTTTTACTTTCTAAGTTCAAACATGTTATTTGTTTGCATTGTAGCTATAATTTGTTACATTGTAGCTAAATATTGCATTGCAACTAATAGTTGCACAGCAGGTAAAAGATGCATTGCAGTTAAAAGTTGCATTGCAGTTAAGGATTCACTGCAGCTCAAAGATCCATTGCAGTTTAAAAGATGCACTGCAGTTCAAAGATGCAATGCAGCTAAAACTTACACTGCAGTTAAAATAACCAGTCAAatgacattgtttttttttctttacagtttTTTAGAATACGATCATTAATTGAAATATTTCCTGTTGCTATTCTACTTTTTAAACCAGTTATTTCTTGCAATAGAAACAAGCGCTTAATGTTTGCTACCTGATGGTAATGTTGTTTTACCTGGAAACTTGGGTTTTTCCAACGACTCTCCTAACAGGGAACTAAATTCTAAACAGAATTTACTCCAGTTTGTAGAAGTCTGTCCTCTAAGACCAGTCCCTAATGAAAAGGTCTGTTCTGGATGATGTTTGATTACTGATATAGGACAATTTCCAAGCATCATATCTGAAGAAAAAATGgccttgtattattttattgtagtgTCAGGTATTTCTTTTATCCATAAAAGCAACTAACAAAATACTTTTGATCTACCATTATTagttattacatattttttaaagatttaatcTTGTTcactaaatttatttatatttttagtgaAATGTTTATCTTGATTTTCTGTAAGCCTGTATCTTCGTTCTCTCTTGttctattaatttaatttaataggaCCCTGGATGTCAAAATAAAGGCTTGCAAAAAAaagttcaaattaaaaaaagaagaaacaacTGTTTCTTCTTTtgttcataaataaattaaataaaattaatagattattaaaatattaataatattttaataataataatattgaaatagtaaacatataaataaaatttgcaAAAGCATGTTCaatttcagattaaaattaatagcAATAATCTGTAAAATATGAATCAGAATTTATATCTGAACTCACCACTGCTTAAAGAGTATCCAGTTAAGAACACCATGCTATGTTCACTTCTGACCCTCAAATCACATCCAAAGATTTGATGCCGCATTTGGTTGATGTCAAAGTTTTCAGCATCACAAAATTCTGGATGAATTGTGCTCCATTCACCTTCTTCCTTCTCCACTTTTACTTCCGAAAGTAACTTGTAtccttgtaaaaaaaaaaagaagatatttaACGAAACAAAAGTGAAAGATGGGTTGTATTATGGAGACTGATATGATATGAGGATTTTAATTATCTAAAGCACAATGAAAATTTGAGACCTTTATTCATTCTGAATATATgaggtttatttatttatttccttttccTCATAAATTTTAAGGTACACTTTTATCAAACTCATTGCGAATTTGTATGCGTTTCCTTTTTGTATTGACCTATTTTtctgatttatttatatttttaacgaAGATGAATacatatttgatttgattttggatgaactgttaggagctcattgatAAGTTACCGCAATCCTAATAGCAAGTACAAAGTCAATCGTAATTTTTGtaactaaaaaaattaaatatgataCACCTCGTACATTGGTTCTGAAAAGAaatgttgagtttctcaacgttttgatcaatatgctttgatcgtcctcaggagtgagaatgtcAATACGTGTATTGCAGAAAAAGAGGGGATGTATTTAAGAACTTCAAAAACAGTTTGCGATATTTATCTAGCCCAATCATTtgacattcattttattatgcCTTAGTTCATACCTCCACCCATTACGCTTCGTATTTTATAGTTGTTTGACATTGGAACACTCCAGGATTCGTTGCTACTTGAATCCATTATAAGATACCTTTGCTCACTTGCTCCATTAATCCATAAAATCTAAGAATTGGAATCAAATTTACTTATTCTTGCTGAGAATATTAAAAAAGCATCATAATATTATTCAGAATTAAAATTAGAAGGAGGCTTGTATTTCAATAGATAAGTGAAAAATTCAAGATTTCCTGAGACAGCATTACCTACAATAAGCAGATTGATCTTACATTGTTGGGCTCTTGATAATTTGGATTTTTACATCTACCAATCACAATTAATTTatagatgctttactctcattgcttTGCCCTTTGTATGGGATGTGAAGCTGTTGGACCATATGCACAAAGAGAACTTTTACTATACTGCAGCAAAACATTAATTGTTCAACCTGTtctcaacatgttttttttaaaatgtgatgtacattgtttattgcagtgacagcctcatatataaaataatgcaggtactgcagtaactacagtagaattattttgcccaaatatggttgtgatatgctcaaatatggtagtgatatgctcaaatatggtagtcatgtccatgtatgggcacatcacattttttttgtcacataaggtttgatagtgtagacagagctttataaaaaataaaaaaattaagttaATATCTTACTTCATCTGTTGGATAACTGTCTGTATCTGAATTTGTAAGGTAACTGTCGACCACCTTGACAATGATAGGGAATGAACAAGAAGAAAATATCTCCTTTACTGTACATGTTTTTTCACTCCAAAGTATTTCATCCAAGCAAGACGTCAGTGTATGAAATTTTTCTTCTGAGTTGTCTGAAGCCTGAGCCATATTTTATTGTAACCTGAAAAGTGAATATACTTGTATGGATACAGtggcgtaatggctatgagccctcactggctaaacccaggggcccacGAGCATATGGAGGCCCTTGATCAGGGCCCTTGatcagtgcccagaggaaaaacaGACATTCAAgtatgtcgaaaaaggctaaaaatgcccgaggcctccagcgttggaggatacttagggttcctaaactaGGTACCTGATCAGGCCTCTGCGTTATGCCACTCTATGGATAACCTTGGCTGAAGTGGGCAGGGACACTCAGCTGCAAAATCTTCAACTTGCCCTAAAGCATGCTAAACGTGTCTTCCACCCAGGTTACATTTAACACAAGAACAACCCAAGAATCTTCTGCGCAACCGGGAATTTTTGTTTCCATAGTCACCCAACCCTAGACTTTTGCTACTTCTctgtatttgtaaaaataaatataatatacaattctaaattcatcaatttCCATCAGGCTTATACTAAAACAATGTGCATTATGTATTTTCTGAACAATAAatagaatatttcattttatttattaatcaaaacATATAATGACATTTTAGCTTGTGACTTGTCTTCAAATTGATTGGGccttgaaataaacaaattgctAACGTTACCTCATATCATCTCATGTGATTCAAGCTGTAGTAGACCTCTTATGTGTACTATGGGAAAATGTCTCTGTACTTCCTGTTAGCATTCtactttttttaacaatttttgttttgattgtTAAAGCTATAGAATTCTATAGAGTTGCATTGCATGTTTGTTGATTGCTCAGCTCACCAGAAAATGTATCATTGGTCAAAGTTCAAGCAATCATGTCTATATGTCACAGGGTAGTTTAGAATTGGTTCTGTGCCtgtaaatttatttacatagtTTTTTTCTACTGCAAAATTACAGTATTAGTAttacttttaacaataaaaacattgtaaacataatttcatattttttttaatagtttataaAACATGATTGTCTACACAATGTAACGTTTTACTTGTAATTATTAGTTATACATAAGGTGAAAGTTtacccaatggaaataagctgataagctttttgggctactgtatcctggaaaa contains:
- the LOC140051173 gene encoding uncharacterized protein translates to MTMASNNQQTEFYRLMSSIENTCWSKKTYTVREIIADISLPVVAMVTESYLHISDQEIASYSTCEILWLNEASKQKRVIMETPTGKYWSVPMSPNIKIWNEDSKGHQQLSEMILEDEVGKWNFIHQEISDNCLDELEHNIFRNKVRIVCEDDMMFLTGYCLDRDLNFEDCGQSTIKHHSMTRLALGKGIKSKKSAKWKKLCEDLTQFMNMRINKLTLPGITACAKETVEYLGKGKMKTNVDNSPSVNLTMKTGKDANQVKKKTTLKFRNMPSPTSSNDESYVLPNIFPKKSSHNSKLPVHFSRVYERNLPKIPSLPQTTYNSYNEIPQSVTDPENIYVEVEDIPQEMTKLTIKSRQILGRNDLPDDLNNLSINQVADCLHLLHLDRHIDAFKGNDIDGTILGELTNDILVNDLGLTRIEALKLRKFVDQKWLPIT
- the LOC140052595 gene encoding uncharacterized protein — its product is MASNTTTEELYSEVKIFKGLDEIVWNSQLYNSTELIDLKIPMPIFTRVISDKTQRENLPDNERFYWLQERRTIKRIVANDRHGNQILFPVNCPILFKNLEYSNETDDENLQFLSEILENHEMPIKVRPCLDSMSFKSAKLNDREIPLAWFSDITLMKSYHFNAVIAVDVTNSK
- the LOC140051445 gene encoding uncharacterized protein, translated to MAQASDNSEEKFHTLTSCLDEILWSEKTCTVKEIFSSCSFPIIVKVVDSYLTNSDTDSYPTDEILWINGASEQRYLIMDSSSNESWSVPMSNNYKIRSVMGGGYKLLSEVKVEKEEGEWSTIHPEFCDAENFDINQMRHQIFGCDLRVRSEHSMVFLTGYSLSSDMMLGNCPISVIKHHPEQTFSLGTGLRGQTSTNWSKFCLEFSSLLGESLEKPKFPGITLYSLRQTMNTITEAITEVDMMPAKKEIRLRTTENKIKEKPDEEKTQKRGKTKLKTRSMTRISSVDETNEKISKKKRKSFLTMRRSKSVQHSLLEQEQYSRSKYDYSDADDDDAEYMLPTEFVENVYDDLQSDSESLVESVVNLSVTSPEQSQRQLPPVPTADGDLQPSISYKKVLEPPTVGVIPEGFYEEIVDMPQEVEQLQISNEPILSRDDLPDDLNNLSMSQVSDCLHLLHLDKHIESFKESDIDGIILNDLTKDILINDLGLTSIEALKLRKFVDQKWLPESS